The Montipora capricornis isolate CH-2021 chromosome 1, ASM3666992v2, whole genome shotgun sequence genome contains a region encoding:
- the LOC138049535 gene encoding uncharacterized protein has translation MSDTDILDDQEEDLLQVDTEQNQLMSLLAKMNKNMATMSDSLREVHDKRRHVVSADHGDHTAEPANKAAKTAENDPADLVLSAVKNLLGSEESGNTEGELSSQESLLDNLAKSLDSQERTSDPVNKKLAEVANACWLKKLGDDQYKETTGKYFRPENCKKVVVPKVNEEIWGKLSGNAKSRDVKFSRLQSNVTKAGCVVLNTAESLLNLSAKADKSLAGELHNLLVQATDAIQLLGHASFEIVQLRKEDIKPQLNKEYGDLFSANVPVTEWLFGDDLQTKLTHIRTANRVGSTASQAHGFHRRGNRAGSKAPAYSTSSFLLRTTPPFGRQNQPSWNNRGKPYRGKQQRDQTQRK, from the coding sequence ATGAGCGACACGGATATTTTGGACGATCAAGAGGAAGATCTACTGCAAGTTGACACAGAGCAGAACCAACTTATGAGCTTGCTagcaaaaatgaacaaaaatatgGCTACAATGAGCGACTCGCTCAGGGAGGTACACGATAAACGACGCCATGTTGTTAGTGCCGACCACGGCGACCACACGGCAGAACCTGCCAATAAGGCCGCAAAGACGGCCGAGAATGACCCAGCTGACCTCGTTTTGTCGGCTGTTAAGAACCTATTAGGTTCCGAAGAAAGCGGAAATACTGAGGGCGAGCTATCCAGCCAGGAATCGTTGCTAGACAACCTTGCAAAGTCGCTCGATTCACAAGAGCGGACCTCTGATCCAGTAAACAAGAAGTTAGCCGAAGTGGCGAATGCCTGCTGGTTGAAAAAGCTCGGTGATGACCAGTACAAAGAAACAACTGGCAAGTACTTTAGacctgaaaattgtaaaaaggTCGTAGTACCAAAAGTCAATGAAGAAATCTGGGGAAAATTGTCTGGTAATGCCAAATCGCGAGACGTCAAATTTTCCCGCCTACAAAGTAACGTGACGAAGGCCGGCTGTGTGGTATTGAATACCGCCGAATCACTACTCAATCTATCGGCTAAAGCTGACAAAAGCTTAGCTGGTGAGCTGCATAACTTGCTGGTGCAAGCCACAGATGCAATACAACTCCTGGGCCATGCGAGCTTCGAGATTGTTCAGCTTCGGAAAGAAGACATCAAACCTCAACTAAACAAGGAGTATGGCGACCTCTTCTCGGCCAATGTGCCAGTGACCGAGTGGTTGTTTGGCGATGATCTTCAAACCAAGCTCACGCATATTCGTACTGCCAATAGAGTTGGAAGTACCGCTAGCCAAGCCCATGGTTTCCACAGGAGGGGAAATCGTGCTGGATCAAAGGCGCCAGCCTACAGTACGAGCTCTTTTTTATTAAGAACGACGCCGCCATTTGGGCGGCAAAACCAGCCCTCGTGGAACAACCGAGGCAAGCCGTATCGCGGGAAACAACAACGCGACCAAACACAGCGGAAATAG
- the LOC138043521 gene encoding uncharacterized protein isoform X1 → MLAIAVLLFSVAELNAQGDCPPETIVPDPIAFFPLNGQYGTKEINNRALQGNPTGVKLSQGPDGKDAGSYEFSGTSNSFIEFPNSDGGPLDVNGVSMTMLCWIYPTAQTGPLFNYKTSGHWGVHLWDGANNKLFARFTRRDYSFTTGLYAGSIPRNTWHFVGASYDHNTGLAKLWVNAQVVSTINIGAGINLATQDSVRMGVKTGDGRFYKGRIAQMQVYNDALNEKQIQEIKERTTVA, encoded by the exons GAGATTGTCCACCAGAGACCATAG TTCCAGATCCAATTGCCTTCTTTCCTCTCAATGGCCAATATGGTACCAAGGAAATAAACAACAGAGCGCTCCAagggaaccccacgggagttAAATTATCTCAGGGGCCTGACGGCAAGGATGCTGGCTCTTATGAATTTTCGGGAACTTCAAATAGTTTCATTGAATTCCCCAACAGTGACGGGGGACCTTTGGATGTCAACGGTGTCTCAATGACGATGTTGTGCTGGATATACCCTACTGCTCAAACGGGACCTCTCTTCAACTATAAGACGAGTGGACACTGGGGAGTTCATCTTTGGGACGGAGCCAATAACAAACTTTTTGCCCGCTTTACCCGACGTGATTATTCATTCACCACTGGCTTGTATGCTGGATCAATTCCCAGAAATACTTGGCACTTCGTTGGTGCTTCTTATGACCACAATACCGGCTTGGCAAAGCTATGGGTGAATGCACAGGTGGTCAGCACAATAAACATCGGAGCTGGTATTAATCTGGCAACACAAGACAGCGTCAGGATGGGAGTAAAGACTGGTGATGGAAGGTTCTATAAAGGAAGAATCGCTCAGATGCAAGTGTACAACGACGCCTTGAATGAGAAGCAGATCcaagaaatcaaagaaagaaCAACAGTTGCATAG
- the LOC138043521 gene encoding uncharacterized protein isoform X3, with amino-acid sequence MLAIAVLLFSVAELNAQGDCSQENAVPDPIAFFPLNGEYGTREIHNRARQGNPTGVRLSPGPDGNDDGSYEFAGTQNSFIEFPNFDGGPLDVNGVSMTMLCWIYPKGEMGPLFNYKPIGQWGVHLWDIGNNALFARFTRRDYSFTSAMYAGSIPRNTWHFVGASYDHKTGLEKLWVNAQVVSTINIGAGINLATQDSVRMGVKTGDGRFYKGRIAQMRVYNKALNEKQIQEIKQRTTVA; translated from the exons GAGATTGTTCACAAGAAAACGCAG TTCCAGATCCAATTGCCTTCTTTCCTCTCAATGGCGAATATGGTACCAGGGAAATACACAACAGAGCGCGCCAagggaaccccacgggagttAGATTATCTCCGGGGCCTGACGGCAATGATGATGGCTCTTATGAATTTGCGGGAACTCAAAATAGTTTCATCGAATTCCCCAACTTTGACGGAGGACCTTTGGATGTCAACGGTGTGTCAATGACGATGTTGTGCTGGATATACCCTAAGGGTGAAATGGGACCTCTCTTCAACTATAAGCCGATTGGACAGTGGGGAGTTCATCTTTGGGACATAGGCAATAACGCACTTTTTGCCCGCTTTACCCGACGTGATTATTCATTCACAAGTGCCATGTATGCTGGATCAATTCCCAGAAATACTTGGCACTTCGTTGGTGCTTCTTATGACCACAAAACCGGCTTGGAAAAGCTATGGGTGAATGCACAGGTGGTCAGCACAATAAACATCGGAGCTGGTATTAATCTGGCAACACAAGACAGCGTCAGGATGGGAGTAAAGACTGGTGATGGAAGGTTTTATAAAGGAAGAATCGCTCAGATGCGAGTCTACAACAAAGCTTTGAATGAGAAGCAGAtccaagaaataaaacaaagaacaacAGTTGCATAG
- the LOC138043521 gene encoding uncharacterized protein isoform X2, translating to MLAIAVLLFSVSELNAQGDCSQENAVPDPIAFFPLNGEYGTREIHNRARQGNPTGVRLSPGPDGNDDGSYEFAGTQNSFIEFPNFDGGPLDVNGVSMTMLCWIYPKGEMGPLFNYKPIGQWGVHLWDIGNNALFARFTRRDYSFTSAMYAGSIPRNTWHFVGASYDHKTGLEKLWVNAQVVSTINIGAGINLATQDSVRMGVKTGDGRFYKGRIAQMRVYNKALNEKQIQEIKQRTTVA from the exons ATGTTGGCGATAGCTGTACTCCTTTTTTCTGTTTCCGAGCTGAATGCGCAAG GAGATTGTTCACAAGAAAACGCAG TTCCAGATCCAATTGCCTTCTTTCCTCTCAATGGCGAATATGGTACCAGGGAAATACACAACAGAGCGCGCCAagggaaccccacgggagttAGATTATCTCCGGGGCCTGACGGCAATGATGATGGCTCTTATGAATTTGCGGGAACTCAAAATAGTTTCATCGAATTCCCCAACTTTGACGGAGGACCTTTGGATGTCAACGGTGTGTCAATGACGATGTTGTGCTGGATATACCCTAAGGGTGAAATGGGACCTCTCTTCAACTATAAGCCGATTGGACAGTGGGGAGTTCATCTTTGGGACATAGGCAATAACGCACTTTTTGCCCGCTTTACCCGACGTGATTATTCATTCACAAGTGCCATGTATGCTGGATCAATTCCCAGAAATACTTGGCACTTCGTTGGTGCTTCTTATGACCACAAAACCGGCTTGGAAAAGCTATGGGTGAATGCACAGGTGGTCAGCACAATAAACATCGGAGCTGGTATTAATCTGGCAACACAAGACAGCGTCAGGATGGGAGTAAAGACTGGTGATGGAAGGTTTTATAAAGGAAGAATCGCTCAGATGCGAGTCTACAACAAAGCTTTGAATGAGAAGCAGAtccaagaaataaaacaaagaacaacAGTTGCATAG
- the LOC138043521 gene encoding uncharacterized protein isoform X4, giving the protein MLAIAVLLFSVAELNAQGDCSQENAVPDPIAFFPLNGEYGTREIHNRARQGNPTGVRLSPGPDGNDDGSYEFAGTQNSFIEFPNFDGGPLDVNGVSMTMLCWIYPKGEMGPLFNYKPIGQWGVHLWDIGNNALFARFTRRDYSFTSAMYAGSIPRNTWHFVGASYDHKTGLEKLWVNAQVVSTINIGAGINLATQDSVRMGVKTGDGRFYKGRIAQMRVYNKALNEKQIQEIKQRTTVA; this is encoded by the exons ATGTTGGCGATAGCTGTACTTCTTTTTTCTGTTGCCGAGCTGAATGCGCAAG GAGATTGTTCACAAGAAAACGCAG TTCCAGATCCAATTGCCTTCTTTCCTCTCAATGGCGAATATGGTACCAGGGAAATACACAACAGAGCGCGCCAagggaaccccacgggagttAGATTATCTCCGGGGCCTGACGGCAATGATGATGGCTCTTATGAATTTGCGGGAACTCAAAATAGTTTCATCGAATTCCCCAACTTTGACGGAGGACCTTTGGATGTCAACGGTGTGTCAATGACGATGTTGTGCTGGATATACCCTAAGGGTGAAATGGGACCTCTCTTCAACTATAAGCCGATTGGACAGTGGGGAGTTCATCTTTGGGACATAGGCAATAACGCACTTTTTGCCCGCTTTACCCGACGTGATTATTCATTCACAAGTGCCATGTATGCTGGATCAATTCCCAGAAATACTTGGCACTTCGTTGGTGCTTCTTATGACCACAAAACCGGCTTGGAAAAGCTATGGGTGAATGCACAGGTGGTCAGCACAATAAACATCGGAGCTGGTATTAATCTGGCAACACAAGACAGCGTCAGGATGGGAGTAAAGACTGGTGATGGAAGGTTTTATAAAGGAAGAATCGCTCAGATGCGAGTCTACAACAAAGCTTTGAATGAGAAGCAGAtccaagaaataaaacaaagaacaacAGTTGCATAG